Proteins co-encoded in one Garra rufa chromosome 7, GarRuf1.0, whole genome shotgun sequence genomic window:
- the LOC141337826 gene encoding ribonuclease-like 3, which produces MEIHQSAVILLLVLAASFTDSGQPYNYIKFLNQHFGPHVSEHDCDKEIRKRDITDSGTANGCKEVNTFIKANSNNIRVVCGNGGTHLRGNLFKSNQPFPVVTCKLQSGQRHPNCQYRGKKSTRYIVLGCDGGWPVHYDEGIINV; this is translated from the coding sequence ATGGAGATTCATCAGTCTGCTGTGATTCTGCTGCTGGTCTTGGCTGCTTCTTTCACTGATTCTGGTCAaccatataattatataaaattccTTAATCAGCATTTTGGTCCTCATGTAAGTGAGCATGATTGTGACAAAGAAATCAGAAAGAGAGACATCACTGACTCTGGAACTGCAAATGGCTGCAAAGAAGTCAATACCTTCATAAAAGCAAATTCAAATAATATTAGAGTAGTTTGTGGAAATGGAGGAACTCACCTGCGTGGAAATCTGTTTAAGAGCAACCAGCCTTTTCCTGTGGTCACCTGCAAATTACAAAGTGGACAGAGACACCCAAATTGCCAATATAGAGGGAAGAAGTCCACTCGTTATATTGTTTTGGGGTGTGATGGAGGATGGCCTGTACATTATGACGAAGGCATAATTAATGTATAG